A window of Cellulomonas wangleii genomic DNA:
GCGGGTCGCGGGCGGACCTGCCGGGTCCCGGCCCACGACCCATGGCCGGGCACCGACGAGGCGACGCCCACGGCCGCCGTCAGCGCGCCCGCCAGGCGCGCGTCGGACGACGGCGGTCCCACCGCGCGGAGCATCGTGCCCTCACCCTCCAGCTGCAGCGCGCCCGGCAGGTCGAGCCGGGCGCCCAGCAGCAGCAGGGTGTCCAGACGGCGTCCGCCGTCCGCGAGCAGGGGGTCCAGCGCCGGCGCCGGCTCCAGCACGACCGTCTCCGCCAGGAGCGGCTGCTCCGCCAGCCGTGCCCGCACGGTGCTGCGCACCCGGCCCGCCCGCTCCCCGGGCCGGCCGAGCACGAGGGTCTCGCGCAGCACCACCCGGGCGCCGGGCGCCAGGTCCACGTGCGTGAGCCGCAGGACGTCGGCACCGTCGGCGACGAGGAACGGCAGGCTCGGCCACAGCAGGACCGCGTCGGCGCCGAGGCGCACGTCGACCAGCCACGTGGCCCGGCCGCCGGCCATGTCGTGCGCCGCCGCGCCCGTGAGCTCGACGAGCTCGAGGGACCTGCCGGGCGCGACGTCGACCTCGATGCGGACGTCGTCCCGGGCGTCGAGCGGCCCGGTGGGGCCGAGGAGCGCCACGCGCACCCGGCCGTGCTCGTCGGCGAGCCGGCGCGCGCGGGCGACGTCGCCACCCACCTCGACGTCGCCGTCGGCCGTGACGACGACCCGGGTGCGCGTCACCGCGGGCTCCGCGGGCGGGCGTGCGCGCGTGTCAGGGCCTGCAGGACGTCCACCCCCGGGTGCCGGTGCCGACGCCTCCGCGGGCGTCGGGCTCGCGCCATCGTCACCGAGGTCCGCGGTGGCCCGCCATCGCAGGGAGGGCGCCGGTGCGCAGGCCGCACGCCCGGCGGGCGTGGGTCACCACGTCGGCGAGGTCACCCGCGTGGGCGTCGGTGCCGACGGAACGCACCAGGGTGCCCGGGCGGCCGAGCTGCAGGACGTCGCGGCCGGGGTCGTCGGCTACGGGCAGGTCGTCGCCGTCCAGCCGGGCGCCCAGCACCGTCACCGTGTCGAGGCACCGGTTGCCGCCCATCACCGCCGGGTCGGCCCACGCGGCCGGGTCCACCACCAGCGTCTCGACCAGCAGCGGCCGGTCCGCCAGGTGCGCCCGCGTCATGGTCGTCAGGTGCCCGCCGGCCTCGTGGGTGCGGCCCAGCACGAACGTCTCGCGGAGCACCGCGCACGCCCCCTCGGCCAGGTCGAGCGTCGCCGTCCGGTGCACCCGGGCGCCCGTCGCGACGACGAACGGCAGGGCGTCCCACACCAGCCGGCCCCCGGCGCCGACCCGCACGTCCACCGCCCACGCCGCCGACCCGCCCTGCATGTCGTAGGCGACGGTGCCGGTGACCTCGACGACCTCGAGGGCCACGTCCGCCCCCACGTCGACCGTGATCCGCACGTCGTCACCGGCCAGCAGCAGCGCCTCGGTCGCGACCAGGGCGACGCGGACCGTGCCGTCCTCGTCGGGCAGCCGCCGGCAGGCGAGCAGCCCGCCCGCGGTGTCGACGCGCACCCGACCGTCGACCGTGCGCGCGGCGGCGACCCGGGTGCCGCCCGTGCGGCCGCCGGCGCCCCGCGCACCCGTGCCCACGCCGGTCAGCGGACCGGCTGCTCGTCGCCGAGCGGGTGCGCGTGGCCGTGGTCGTGCTCGTGCTCGTGGCTGTGGACGGTGACGTGGCCGTCCTCGTCCGCGTGGCTGTGCGGGGCCATCGGG
This region includes:
- a CDS encoding urease accessory protein UreD; this encodes MTRTRVVVTADGDVEVGGDVARARRLADEHGRVRVALLGPTGPLDARDDVRIEVDVAPGRSLELVELTGAAAHDMAGGRATWLVDVRLGADAVLLWPSLPFLVADGADVLRLTHVDLAPGARVVLRETLVLGRPGERAGRVRSTVRARLAEQPLLAETVVLEPAPALDPLLADGGRRLDTLLLLGARLDLPGALQLEGEGTMLRAVGPPSSDARLAGALTAAVGVASSVPGHGSWAGTRQVRPRPATPGRTRPSEPDRHEVAHRRG
- a CDS encoding urease accessory protein UreD, with the protein product MGTGARGAGGRTGGTRVAAARTVDGRVRVDTAGGLLACRRLPDEDGTVRVALVATEALLLAGDDVRITVDVGADVALEVVEVTGTVAYDMQGGSAAWAVDVRVGAGGRLVWDALPFVVATGARVHRTATLDLAEGACAVLRETFVLGRTHEAGGHLTTMTRAHLADRPLLVETLVVDPAAWADPAVMGGNRCLDTVTVLGARLDGDDLPVADDPGRDVLQLGRPGTLVRSVGTDAHAGDLADVVTHARRACGLRTGALPAMAGHRGPR